The Synechococcus sp. CC9605 sequence AACTATGGGCATACAAACCAGTCCACAGATCAGGGAGTCGGGGGCGGTAAGCCTGCTCAAGCTTCTTGCCGTCGGGGAACAGACGATTTTTTATGTCTGAAGATTCAAGGTAGACCTGTAAGTATTGTCCATCAACGAGGGAAGTTAGAACTTGCGGAGAAGAAGCAGCACCAGCCAAAACAGAAGCAGATGAACCGTCCAATGGAGCTGCCTGTTGAATCACAAACTCAGAGACAGACGTATAACGGTCTCGACCAATGACAAAGCAGTAAAAGGCTGATGTTGCCAAAAAAGCCGAGATCACAATCCGGGGCTTTGCGAAACTGGCAAGCCGCTCACGCCATAAAGTAATGAGTTGATTTGACTCGAAAGACTCAGCAAATTTAAATGATGAAGACAATTTCTTAGAGGTGTTAGAGAAAGTATTGGAACGCTGGTTTGACTCAGGCATGACTCAAATTCAATTTAGGCAATGGAACAGGGAGAAAATCAGGTGGTTAGTCATCAACTGACTCAAGGAGCAAGGACTCATTCGTCCTATAAAGAATCAGGGAAAATCCTAAAAGTATCAGTGAACACCAAATGAGGTATGACAATGAAATATCAGGAATTGGGTATTCATTATTTAGAGAATACCGGAAAAGCTCAACTGCATGAAGAACAGGATTCCATGTAACAAATGGCCTTGAATACAAGGGGAGCTCAAAAGTGGCGAAAAACAGACCGGATGTAAAAATAAGAATACGATTAATAAGACGTTTAATCAACCGAGTAATAAATTTGTTGTAACTACCAAGAAAGACAAGACAGATACCAAATCCTATTGCCATCACAACAGTTAGCAGATAAATGCACAGAGCCAACCCAGGACTGTCCATTCGAAAATCCCATGTAAGACCCCATATCAGTGCCATAAGGCCAAGAGTGAGGGTCAACAAAGCCCTAACATTGTTGAGTGACAAAGCTAAAAGTATGTCCAGCGGCTCAATACGCTTGTAATATAACGGAGATCTCAATTTCAAGCCGGATAGTGCTTGTATAGCCAGCTGTCTAAAAGGAAAATAAATTGTAAACCCAGCAGCCATAAAAATAACAATGTTGAAATATAGGCTTGTAGCACTACCACCTAACGACCCACCAGACATCAGATATCGAAATCCAATACGGATCCCGATAAAGAACAGCATGATCTGCAACGGATTAATCAGACTCTCCCAAGAGCCAACTGAGCTACTGGTTGATTTCCGATCGTTCTCATAGGCCGCGAGAGCAAGGATTGTCGAAATCTGTCTCGCCATTGCAGCCAAAAATCTTCTAAGAAAGATCATAATATTATCCATGCTTAAATATCCATTGCATCATCAGTGGAGTCTGAATTGCTCAAATTTAAGTCAACCTCAAAGCTATCATCTTCAGATTCTAATACACTGGAACCCTCTAGGTTTTGATCTGCCCACTGGATGGCATCTGCAAGAGGGCCCAAAAAGAGAATTTGACCTAGAGGACCCAGAACCAGGCCATCTGTACAGAATTCGCGCTGGAACTGAACATTCGCCGAAGTAGAAAAAAGCATTTTTCCCTCGATCTGCCTCAACAACAACTCTTTAAGCGGCTTGGCAGGCTTGGACATTAAAAATCTTGTCTTAGGGATTAAATAGCAGTCGAATGAAAAAATTACAGACAAGGCTAAACTGAAGAAATCCTTCTGGTCTCTTGAAAGCTCCTTAATTACAAGGCCTGGCTCAATACCAGTATCTGACAAGATGTTCCAAAATTTATCAATGCTGACGAGAGATTGGTCAAGACAATCGTTGTAGACGGTCGATAGAAAGCTGAAAGCATGGGAAACCCGCAGCTTTCTATCCAATCCTCCATCTCCTCCAACAGGCCAGCCAATCACACTGTTACCAACAATTTGACCTGTCACTGGTGAAACAAGGCCAGACATAGATGCAATCAACTGATAACGAAGAAAAGAATTGTTCGTAATAATTGCAATCCTCTTTCTACTATCACAAACCCAGTTCCAAGGAGTTTCAAACGAAATCTGGGGGTTCGACTTATCGCAGCGGAGTGAGAAATCTTGGAACCTCAACACTGGGTTAATTGAAGCTGTCACTACTACCACTAAACCAGGTGGGGAGAGATTTTGTTTGTGAACATACCACCATCAAACAAAGCAGCTTTATGGGTGACGTGCAATCCAATTAAGTGCACCTTTCCTTAATCCAGTGCGGCACCGCTTTTCCAAGCGATCCGTCACCAAACGCAGTGCGACATCTCCGGTGCGTTGCATCAGCCGCTCCGGTACGAGTGCCCCTGCTCCCCTCGGAGACAGTTCAAGGCTGAGATCAGCCTTAGCCATCAGCCGTTCCTGCTCGGGACGAATCCAGGCCTGGCACTGGAACTGCACAAGATCCTGAAAGCGCCCAAGGCCATGAATCGTGCAGTGCTCAAAAAGAATGGTGAGTTGGTCGCCATCCCAGCTAGAGCGGAACACCACCTCAGGCTGCAGCTGAAAATTCAACAACTGATACGGCCGGGATGCATAAAGGAAGCGGCCATCCGCGAGCCGCTCCACCTTTTTGCGGTTCAACAGAGCCTTCAGTGGGCGCCCAGGCTGCGCCAGGTAGCCCTGCAACTGAGGCAAGGATGCATCAGGCACCAGTACATCGATGCCATGGGAGCGGTGAACCTGCACCGAAAACCACCGAAACAGTTGCTGCGGAACCATGGCACGACCAACGGACAGTGATCACGGATGATCGAAGCATCACTCGATCGCGCCGAAGATCAGATGACGCAGCCATTCAGGATTGAAACCGACAGCCTGGGTGGCATTGAGGTGGCGTCCGAAGCTCTCTGGGGAGCCCAGACCCAGCGCTCGCTTCAGAACTTCGCCATCAGCGACGAACGAATCCCGCTCGAGATCATCCAGGCTCTGGCCTGGATCAAGCGCTCCTGCGCCACGGTGAACGGCCAGCATGGGCTCCTGAGCTCTCAACAGGTTGAACTGATCTGCACGGCGGCCGATGCGATTGCCGCTGGCCAGCACAACAATCAGTTCCCGCTGCGGGTCTGGCAGACCGGAAGCGGGACCCAGACCAACATGAACGTCAACGAGGTGATCAGCAATCTGGCGTCTCAGGCTTCAGGCACCGCCCTCGGCAGCCACAGCCCAGTGCACCCGAATGACCACGTCAATCGATCGCAGTCCACCAATGATGTGTTTCCCGCGGCCATCCACGTTGCCGCGGCCAAGCACCTGAAGGAGGGACTGCTGCCGGCGCTCGATGCCCTGGTGCAGTCCTTGGATACCAATGCCCAGGCCTGGATGCCGATAATCAAGATTGGCCGCACCCATCTGCAGGATGCTGTGCCCCTGCGTCTTGGTGATGAAGTGGGCGCCTGGCGGGATCAACTCAAACAAGCCCAGGCATGGCTGGAAGGCTGTCTGGTGAGCCTCGGCGACCTCCCGCTTGGGGGCACCGCAGTCGGCACAGGGTTGAACACGCCACCGGGCTTCCGTCATGCCGTAGCGGAAGAGCTGAGCCGGGTCGCTGGCGTCGAGGTTCGTCCCGCTGAGAACCTCTTCGCGGTGATGGCCGGCCATGACGCCCTCGTCCATGCGATGGGCCAACTGCGCCTGCTGGCGGTGGCCCTGCTCCGCATCGCTAACGACGTGCGTCTGCTGGCATGCGGCCCTCGAGCTGGGCTAGGCGAGTTGCAGCTGCCCGCAAATGAACCCGGCAGCTCGATTATGCCGGGGAAAATCAATCCCACCCAGTGCGAGTCCATGGCCATGGTCTGCACCCAGGTGATCGGGCTCGATGGCGCCGTGGCAGCCGCCGGAGCAGGCGGCCATCTGCAGATGAATGTCTACAAGCCCTTGATCGGCTTCAACCTGCTGCAGTCGATCCGCATGCTCAAGGACGCCATGACCAGCTACCGCCAGAACCTGGTGGAGGGCTTGGAGCCAGATCGCGAGCAAATTCAGCGGTTCGTCGATCGCTCCCTGATGCTGGTCACCGCCTTAACCCCGAGCATCGGTTACGAGAAGGCCAGTGCCATCGCTCAGCATGCCCACCATCAGGGGCTGACGCTGAAGCAGGCGGCCCTGGAGCTTGGCCACATCAGCGAAGCCGACTTTGATCAGCAGGTGAATCCCGGCGCCATGGCCGCTCCAGAGGCCTGAACTCATGCCGCCCGCTCCGTTGCCGGGTTCAGCGCAGCGGAGGCCGGCACCAGATCCTCGGCTTCAGCCACGGGGAAGCGGTTGATCGCTTTCAGCGCCTGACGGGCATGGCTGCGCAGTTGCTCGCTAATTGCTTCGCAGTAGGGCACCTGGGCAAGGAGGTCCACGGTGCGGCGCATGATCCGAACCACATCGCCCTCGTCCAGGGAGGTGTTGGCGATCAGATCGCTCCAGGACGTTCCCCGCGCCCAGGCATCCACAAGGCCCATAAGCTCAGGTTCCCACCAGGCCGGCACCACCACACCGGCGCGTTCCTGGGCCCGCAGCAGCTCGCGACGCAGACCCGAAAGATCCTGCAGGGCTTCCTCCGCTGCAGCAGGTGGCGGGAAGCCACTCCACAGGTCGGGGCGGTTCACCTCGGTGCTGATCGCCTCGAACACCGCCGCCAGGTCGGGGGGGGAGAGGTCATCGAGATGGCCACTCATCAGCGCCAGCCCGAGCCAGAGTTCGTTGTCGCCCCGCAAGGCAGCAACGGTGCGGCCGATCTCCGTGGGATCCAGCTCATCGAGACATCCGAAGTGCTGCAGGATATCCATCAAGGCCAGGAAGGTTTCCCAGTGGCGGTTGGCCCGCTGATGCAGCTGCTGCTGCCGTTCAGCGATCTCCAGCTCCAGATCTTCCATGCGACGGCGGTGCTTCTTCAGCTGTTTGCGATCTCCCCAGCGATGGGCCGGATGCTGCTCCTGCTCCTGTTCGAGATCCCGCACCAGCCGGGCCTGGGTCAACACCTCCCCAGCCAGGTCGTATTGCGGGGTGGTCATGTCATGGCGCCGGGCCATGTGGGCCACGGCTAACGCCAAACCACCACTGGCCTGATCGCCATGGCGCAACTCACCGGAGCGGGACAGCTCCGGGACCTCGAGCCCATCCACCTGCAGGCAACTGAGCTCCGCATGGATGCTCACCACCGCCTGACAGGGCACCAGGATCCAGACGTTTTCATCGGTCAGGCAGAGCAGCAGCGGGAACTGACCAGGCCCCTTCACCTTCTCGACGATAACCGCGGGCGCGACGCGCCCCCGCAGCTGCGGGGATTTGAGGCTGACCAGGGTGCCGGTGCTGGCGAACTGCAGGGCCATCGTCAGCTCGTTGGCCAGCGTCTCCTCGGCCTGCTGCTGAAGGATGCGGAGCAAGCGCCGCTCTTCGCGGAGCCGCCCACGCATTTTTTCGTAATCCTCAAAGTCTTCCCAGGGGATGTCGCCGGCAACGCCCTCTAGCTGGCTGAGTTGCAACCGCAGCTGGGAGAGGTTGTCTTCGTCCTCCACGAGGTCCAGCCCCGCCAGATATCGGCCAAAACTGCGCTCCACCAACTCCCTGGCCTTGGCCAGATCGTGGCGCTGCAGCAGGTTGAGAACCATGCCGTAGCTGGGGGTGAACTGGCTCACCAGTGGGTCGGAGGGACTCGTCGCCAGCTGACCGGCTTCACGCACACCTTCGAACCGGCTCTGCACCGTCACGACGTAGCCCTGAGAGTCGAGACCACGCCGCCCGGCCCGGCCGGCCATCTGCAGGAACTCACTGCCCATGAGCGGGCGATGCCCCCGCTCGGTGCGCTTGGACATGGCCGCGATCACAGTGCTGCGGGCCGGCATGTTGATGCCGGCCGCAAGGGTCTCGGTCGCAAAGACCACTTTCACCAGTCCCTGCTGGAACAGCTCCTCGATCAACTCCTTCCAGGCCGGAAGAACACCAGCGTGGTGGGCAGCGATGCCCCGCAGCAGAGCGTCGGCGTGGATTCCATCCCGCACAGCCTCGGGGTTGTCGTTGCTGTAGGCCGTCAAGCGCGCCTTGATCCGCGCCTGCTCCTGCTTGCTGACCAGACACTGCACCCCCAGATCCCGAACCGCCTTGTCGCAGCCACGGCGACTGAAGATGAAATAGATGCCAGGGAGCATCTGCCGCTCGGCCATCTGGGCCACAACAAAGGTGATTGGTGGTGGTTCCGGCTGCGTCGGTCTCTGGGAACGCCCTTTGCGCTTGTGCCCTTTGGGAGCGCGCCAGACCTTGCAGTTGGGATGCAATCCCGTGCCGGCATCGTTGAGCAGTGGGTGCAGCCCCTTGGCGCTGCAGAAGCTGAACTGCAGTGGCACCGGCCGGTGGTCACTCATCACCAAGGTGGTCGGACCATGGACCTTATCGATCCAGTCGGTCAGCTGACCTGCATTGGCCACGGTGGCGGAGAGCGCGACCAGCTGCACCGTGGGTGGGGAGTGAATGATCGACTCCTCCCAGACCGTGCCGCGTTGGGAATCGTTCATGTAGTGACACTCATCGAGCACCACCGCTTCCACATCAGTCAGGGGATCGTCGTGCTCATCCGCCTCGGCGTAGAGCATGTTTCGGAAGATCTCCGTGGTCATCACAACGATGGAGGCCTCGCGATTCACGCTGAGGTCACCGGTCATCAACCCCACGTTCTCGGCACCGAACTGATCGCGGAAATCACGCAGCTTCTGGTTGGACAGAGCCTTCAGCGGCGTGGTGTAAAAGACCTTCTGGTCGTGGGCCAGAGCACGATGAATGGCGTATTCACCGATCAGGGTTTTGCCGGATCCTGTGGGCGCACTCACCACGACCGAATGTCCCTGGTTGAGGGCATCCATGGCCTCCAGCTGGAAATCATCCAGCGGGAAGGGAAAGATTTCCGAGGGATTCAGTGGGGCACTGCGATCGACATCGGGCTCGGATCGGGGCGTGGCCGGTGTCGATTGGTTCATCAAATGATCTTAAGGAGCCTGGCTGAGCACTCTTTTCAAACAAGCGATAAGACACGCCAATGCAATCAATCAGATGTGCCGACCTCCTTTGACGGAACCGAGGCAAATCATGAAAAGTGGCAACGGGAATGCTTCGAGCCTTGGTGAGCCCACCGGGGCTTTTTTTGTGCCTGCCTCTACTGCTGAGAAGGGTGACAGGGGCACTGCGCCAGTGCCATGACAGAGGGGTTTAGCGCTACTAACTGTGATCAGCACTCAGCTCACCAAGCCGCGGCCGGCTGAAGACACCCTGATCGATGCTCTGAGGGGCTGCCGCGACGTGAAGGAGCTGAAGGCCCTCGAACAACGCCTGGCATCCACCACCGATGCGCCACCGCTGTTCACCTGGATCTGCGATCTGCTCGTGGCACGACGCATCTCCCGTGGCCTCGCCGCCCGCCTGCTGTTCGAACTTCACGACGGGGGCTCGATTAGAGCGACCGACTAAGGCCAGCGACGCCTCCAGACGGCGGCACGGGCCGAGATGAGCACCTTGGATGTGACCAGGTCGGTACTGCACACCTGGGAGTGCTTCAACAACCAAAACTCGGTCGATCAGCTCCAACCGCTATGTCTAACCAGAAGCATTAAAAAATAAGGAGGTGCGCCCACCCATCCATGCCGACCGCCTTGCTAGGCCTGCTTCGACGTGGTGCTGGCCGAAAAGTTGGATGAATCCTTTCCGGTATGGCGCCGCTCCACCGGCAACCACTTCACGGGTCCCCACCATCGACCAGGAGGCCAGGGAATCAGACTGGATGTATGGAGCGGGAACGCCAAACGCCACCTTTACGGGAATGCGCCTGGCGTCGATACAGCAGGCCATAAACCCCAGGCCGAGGTCTGAGTTTGTTAGTCAATACGTCAGACGATCTCTTTACGGCCAGCCTTGATTTTCTCTTTGGCCGTAATGAGGCCATAGACGAGCAAGCCGAGAAGAGCAATGTTCACACCGATGAAGAACATCATGTCCATGGTGTTGTGGCGACTTGACCCGTGATAGTCCGGGATCGCATGGGGGCCTACCCGTCAGAAGACTCATTAATCGTGAGGAGAGGAGGCAGCCGTTGCCTCAACTGGAAAGCAGTGCACCACACTGGTAGGGCGAAACGGTGGCGGGATGAAATGGCTACTCCCTTCTTAGTCGGATGCTCTCAAGACACGATCCAGCCAGCGAGTCAGATTCTTGAAAGAGCAACCTTTCCGAGTGATCTTGGCCTTGGGAACGCACATTGCGTGTACAGCTGAGCCAGCCGTGTACTTCGCAGCAACTTCAGATAGTTCGATTGTCTTCCCGCAAACGCGGCAAGGGAGTTTTTTGACCAAGCAGGGATGCCTTTAGCCCTGTTGTAAGTGGTAGCCCTACGACGTTCAAAAAAGCCAGTTGTCGATACCGGCGTCACCAATTGGGTGACCACTGATCCAGTGACTCAGATGATCCCCGGGTTCAACGTTGACCTCGGCCTTTTGCCGGCTACGCCAGCTCGTAGAGGTTCATGGGTCTACGAGAGCCAAGCAGAAGCTGCAAAAGAAGGCGATCAGGTCTTGGCTGGAGGTAGGCATAGAGGCTCGAGAACGAGCACAATACGAAATGTAACGAATGCTTGCAGTGTGGCCGCATGGGTCATTTCGGAAAGCCTTCAGCGAACCTCGCATCCTTGGGTGGCAGCGTGATCGCTGCTGTCATCACTTCGGCTGTCTTTCTTAGCGACTCCAACGCTGGTGACTGCCCACGCAGCAAGTCAGCTGAAGCAACCTCCATAGAGACTCACCAGAAAGCTGACGAAAACTGAAGTCGAGGCCTGACGATGTCTATTGATGCCCGATGCCAGGAAGAGCAATCAGCCGCTGATCGCATGTTCATGGACTTCAAATACACCCGCCCTGGCTCGAAAGAGCAGTTACAGGCCTTAGCCACTCTGAGCTTCCTAATAGGAATGTGGGCCGACTTCCTCACGGCCGAAGAGAAAAGAATGGATCAAGTTTTGGCCCTAGAAGGCCGCTGAGCAGCAACGAAGGGAAACCCCGCTCGCGCGGGGGCCTTGGAGCGTTAACTCATGCAACAGAGATGATGTGAGGCGCAGCGGGGTAGCTCGTCGGCATTGGATCTGCCTTTCCTTCGGCCATCGCTTTGGCGCGGCGGTACATCTGGCTGTTGGTAGCCCCTTGAGCTTCCATGGCAGCTGCAACCACTGCCCAGTTCTTCGTTTCGGAGGTCATTGACTACAGAAAATTTCAACCCGCAAACCATCGCGAAATTGCTCCTTGTGCCGTGACGGAGGTATCCGCACAGCGGATTGCTCGCAGAAAGAGATCGAGATGACTGCGCAGAAGCTGTATCAGACCCTACGTCAAGCAATTTTGAGGATCTGTAATAATTCATGGAGCTGCTTTTTTTCAGTGCGCGAGGAAATAGTTGCGAGCCTTCACCTTGATTTGCGGTCTCTTAAACTTGAGTATAAAACGACCTGCGATGCGTTGAGAAATTGGCCTGGCGGACCTGCAGAGGAGCAAGAATTTCTCGAATACAAAAAACAAGAGCTTTTTCGAGCCTTGGTTGAGCACACCTTCCATGACGAACCTGTCTGATCATTTGCCAGATCCTCAGGAGCTGTAAGCCTTGGGCATCTACCTGGCAGAAGCAGGCAAGGTGGGCAGATGAAGCGTGTTGAGCCAGCGAGTTTCACCTGGCCATCATGTCTTTGGAAATAAAGAGTTTGTATGAATCGCCGTCGTCCTTGCGGGGATTTAACGAAGTCGTATCAGGCAATTGACTGACACCCAATCACAATCTGGTTGCAATCACCGCCGGTAGCGAAAAACCACTCACCCATCAGATCACCTGCGATTACCGCGAGGTTGTCGCCTCCAGACGGCGGCAAGGGCGCTGCCGATCAGGCAGTGAATCACCGCAGAGATGGCACCCGGCAACGCCGTGAGGGAACTGGCGAACCCGCCACTGCGGGCGAGCACCACGGCCAGTCCTGAGTTCTGCATTCCCACCTCGATGCTGATGGTGCGCTGGGCCTGCACGCTCTGCCCCACCAGCCGGGGAATCAGCCAGCCGAGCAGGAAGCCGCCGCCATGCAGCAGCAGGCAAGCCAGGATCAGCACGGCCCCCTGCTGAAGCAGCACACCCCTCTGACTGCCCACGATGCTGGAGACGATCATCACGATGGCCATCACCGCCATGGGAGGCATCACCGGCTCAATCCGCTGGGCCACACCGGGCAGGCCACGCTTGAGCAGCACCCCAATGGTGACGGGCAGCAACACCACCTGAAGCACGGCCAGGAACAGGGCCCAACCGTCCACCGGCACGTACTGGCTGGCCAACACCTGGGTGAGATGGGGGGTCAACACCACCGCCGTCAGGGTGCTGATCGTGGTCATGACCACCGAGAGCGCCACATCGCCACGGCCGATCAGAGCCACCACATTGCTGGCGGTCCCCCCCGGGCAGCAGCCGACCAGGATTAAGCCCACTGCAAGCGGGGCAGGCAGGTGCAGAGCCGCCGCGATCCCAGCGGCAAGGGCCGGCATCACCAGGAACTGCAGCAGCACCCCCAGCAGCACGGCGCGGGGGCGACGACCCACCCGCACGAAATCAGCGGGTGTCAGCCCGACGCCCATGCCCAGCATGATCACGCCGAGTCCAAGGGAGATCAGTAGCCCCTTGAACCAGATGAATAGCGGAGGATGGAGCAAGGCCAGCAAAGCTCCCAGCAACGTCCAAAGCGGAAACAGCAGCGTGAAACGCTCCCAGGTCATGACGATAAGAGGATTGAGGCCATCCTCGATCAGGGGGGATTCCAGACTGTTGTGATGCTGGACCACGCTTCTCCCATCCCTCCAGCCCGCCGCCGCCGCCTGCGGAGCTTGAATTCCGGCCAGGAGCCCTGGCAGCTGCAGGATCCAGCCGGGGCTGGCCAGCTCGTTGATGTGGCGAGCAACGACTACCTCGGGCTCAGCCGCCATCCCGACGTGATCGCAGCGGCGACGCAGGCCATGGCCTCCGATGGCGTCGGTGCCGGTGGATCTCGCCTGATCACCGGAACCCGACCACGCCATCTGGAGTTGGAGGCAGCTCTCGCCACCTGGTTGAACCGAGACCGGGTGCTGCTGTTCCCCAGCGGATTTCAAGCCAACATCGCTGCCTTAATGGCCCTGAGTGACAGGCACACCACGGTGTTGGTAGACCGGCTGATCCACCACTCGCTGCTGGCGGGCATTCGCACCAGTGGAGCGCGACTGCAACGCTTTGCCCACAACGATCTTGACGATCTCGGCCAGCGGCTCCAGCGGCTCAACTACGCCAGGACCCCTCCTCTGGTGGTGACCGAAAGCCTGTTCAGCATGGAGGGCACCAGCCCTGATCTGCAGGGCATGGCCGACCTTTGTGCCCGCCACGGTGCACAACTGCTGGTGGACGAAGCCCATGGGCTGGGGGTGCTGGGGCCTGGCGGCCGCGGGCTTTGCCATGGGCTCCAAGAGCCTGTGGCCTTGGTGTGCGGCACCTTCGGCAAGGCCTTCGGCAGCGGAGGTGCGTTTCTGGCTGGGGACCACACCACGATGGAGCGGCTGCTGCAAACCAGTGGGGCCTTCCGCTACACCACGGCCCTGGCCCCACCGCTGGTGGCAGGAGCCCAGGCGGCCCTGCGCTTGATCCAAGCCCACCCCAACTGGGGAAGCGAGCTGCGCCAGCGCTCGGAACATTGGAGGACGGCGCTGGCGAAAGAGGGCTGGGCGAAACCAGCAGGGCATGGCCCCGTTCTCCCCCTGTTGGTCGGTGACGACCAGGACGCGCTCGACCTCCAGCAAAAGCTGGAGCAGGCGGGGCTGCTGTCGGTTGCGATCCGGCCGCCCACCGTGCCGGAGGGAACCGCCCGCCTGCGCCTGGTGCTGCGGCGGGACCTGCCGGAGGGCACATTGGAGCAACTGCTCGCAGCCCTCGGCTCTCGATGATGCAGGTCCTGGCGATGCATGGTTGGGCTGGCCAGGCCGGCACCTGGTCCCACTGGCGTCAACGCTTTGAAGACGAGGGAGCGAAATGGTCCAGCGCAGACCGGGGCTACGGCGGCGGTGAAGCCGTTGCTCCGGGATGGCCCCCTGGCCCAGGACGCAACCTGTTGATCGCCCACTCCCTGGGGCTGCACCTGCTACCGGCAACTGTTCTGGCGCAGGCCGATGCGGTGGTTCTGCTGGCCAGCTTCAGCGCCTTTGTGCCCCAAGGGCGGGCAGGGCGTGCAGTGGCGGCGGCTCTGAAGGGGATGCAGGCGGCTTTAGGCACCGACCAGGAACTGACAATGCTGGAACGCTTCCTCGACAAAGCCGCTTCACCCCATGCCCGCAGCGCCCTGCCCCCAGCCCCCCTGCTGAAGGGTTTGACGAGCCTGGGGCGCCAGCGGCTGCAGCAGGATCTGAAGCTTCTGGCGCGCTGCCAGAACCTGCCAACGGGCTGGCCCGAAGCCGTGCCTGTGCTCGTGGTGCAGGGCGAACGGGACGCTGTGGTGCACGCCGCATCGGCGCAGAAGCTGATCGATGACCTCGGAGCGCTGCCGCTGACCCTGCATCGGGATCCGAAATGGGGCCACGCACTGATCACACCAACGGTGCTCTCGGCGGTGCAGCAATGGCTGGGGGCCCTGTGATTCGCCCCGACCAGGTGCTGGAGCGCTTCAGTCGCGCAGCACCGACCTACGCAGGCGAGGCGTTACTGCAACGGGCCATGGCCTGGCGCCTGGCCCAACTGAGCCGTCGCTGCTCCATCCGGCGCGGCCTATGGGCTGACCTGGGCAGCGGCACCGGTCATCTGGCCGCAGCCCTGGAAGTCGCTCATCCGGGACAGCAGGTGATCCGCCTTGATGGGAGTGCCGCGATGTTGAACAGCCACCCCCATGGAACACACACCCTGCGGTATGACCTGAGCCGCGGGTTACCGGACTGGAGTGAGCCACCGCAACTGCTGGCCTCCAGCTTTGTTTTGCATTGGTTGCCGGATCCAGCCCAGCAGCTTCGGCGTTGGGTGGATGCCCTGCCAAAGGGGGGCTGGCTGGCCCTGGCGGTGCCGGTGGCCGGGAGTTTTCCGCAATGGCAGCATGCCGCCTATGCAGCCAATCAAACCTGCACGGCCTTGTCCATGCCGGTGCGGGAGCAACTGATGGCAGCCCTGCCGCATGGCGTGGTGCAAAGGGACGAATGCCT is a genomic window containing:
- a CDS encoding DUF1997 domain-containing protein, with amino-acid sequence MVPQQLFRWFSVQVHRSHGIDVLVPDASLPQLQGYLAQPGRPLKALLNRKKVERLADGRFLYASRPYQLLNFQLQPEVVFRSSWDGDQLTILFEHCTIHGLGRFQDLVQFQCQAWIRPEQERLMAKADLSLELSPRGAGALVPERLMQRTGDVALRLVTDRLEKRCRTGLRKGALNWIARHP
- a CDS encoding sugar ABC transporter; its protein translation is MLFFIGIRIGFRYLMSGGSLGGSATSLYFNIVIFMAAGFTIYFPFRQLAIQALSGLKLRSPLYYKRIEPLDILLALSLNNVRALLTLTLGLMALIWGLTWDFRMDSPGLALCIYLLTVVMAIGFGICLVFLGSYNKFITRLIKRLINRILIFTSGLFFATFELPLYSRPFVTWNPVLHAVELFRYSLNNEYPIPDISLSYLIWCSLILLGFSLILYRTNESLLLESVDD
- a CDS encoding aminotransferase class I/II-fold pyridoxal phosphate-dependent enzyme, which codes for MLDHASPIPPARRRRLRSLNSGQEPWQLQDPAGAGQLVDVASNDYLGLSRHPDVIAAATQAMASDGVGAGGSRLITGTRPRHLELEAALATWLNRDRVLLFPSGFQANIAALMALSDRHTTVLVDRLIHHSLLAGIRTSGARLQRFAHNDLDDLGQRLQRLNYARTPPLVVTESLFSMEGTSPDLQGMADLCARHGAQLLVDEAHGLGVLGPGGRGLCHGLQEPVALVCGTFGKAFGSGGAFLAGDHTTMERLLQTSGAFRYTTALAPPLVAGAQAALRLIQAHPNWGSELRQRSEHWRTALAKEGWAKPAGHGPVLPLLVGDDQDALDLQQKLEQAGLLSVAIRPPTVPEGTARLRLVLRRDLPEGTLEQLLAALGSR
- a CDS encoding bile acid:sodium symporter family protein codes for the protein MTWERFTLLFPLWTLLGALLALLHPPLFIWFKGLLISLGLGVIMLGMGVGLTPADFVRVGRRPRAVLLGVLLQFLVMPALAAGIAAALHLPAPLAVGLILVGCCPGGTASNVVALIGRGDVALSVVMTTISTLTAVVLTPHLTQVLASQYVPVDGWALFLAVLQVVLLPVTIGVLLKRGLPGVAQRIEPVMPPMAVMAIVMIVSSIVGSQRGVLLQQGAVLILACLLLHGGGFLLGWLIPRLVGQSVQAQRTISIEVGMQNSGLAVVLARSGGFASSLTALPGAISAVIHCLIGSALAAVWRRQPRGNRR
- a CDS encoding DEAD/DEAH box helicase, which gives rise to MNQSTPATPRSEPDVDRSAPLNPSEIFPFPLDDFQLEAMDALNQGHSVVVSAPTGSGKTLIGEYAIHRALAHDQKVFYTTPLKALSNQKLRDFRDQFGAENVGLMTGDLSVNREASIVVMTTEIFRNMLYAEADEHDDPLTDVEAVVLDECHYMNDSQRGTVWEESIIHSPPTVQLVALSATVANAGQLTDWIDKVHGPTTLVMSDHRPVPLQFSFCSAKGLHPLLNDAGTGLHPNCKVWRAPKGHKRKGRSQRPTQPEPPPITFVVAQMAERQMLPGIYFIFSRRGCDKAVRDLGVQCLVSKQEQARIKARLTAYSNDNPEAVRDGIHADALLRGIAAHHAGVLPAWKELIEELFQQGLVKVVFATETLAAGINMPARSTVIAAMSKRTERGHRPLMGSEFLQMAGRAGRRGLDSQGYVVTVQSRFEGVREAGQLATSPSDPLVSQFTPSYGMVLNLLQRHDLAKARELVERSFGRYLAGLDLVEDEDNLSQLRLQLSQLEGVAGDIPWEDFEDYEKMRGRLREERRLLRILQQQAEETLANELTMALQFASTGTLVSLKSPQLRGRVAPAVIVEKVKGPGQFPLLLCLTDENVWILVPCQAVVSIHAELSCLQVDGLEVPELSRSGELRHGDQASGGLALAVAHMARRHDMTTPQYDLAGEVLTQARLVRDLEQEQEQHPAHRWGDRKQLKKHRRRMEDLELEIAERQQQLHQRANRHWETFLALMDILQHFGCLDELDPTEIGRTVAALRGDNELWLGLALMSGHLDDLSPPDLAAVFEAISTEVNRPDLWSGFPPPAAAEEALQDLSGLRRELLRAQERAGVVVPAWWEPELMGLVDAWARGTSWSDLIANTSLDEGDVVRIMRRTVDLLAQVPYCEAISEQLRSHARQALKAINRFPVAEAEDLVPASAALNPATERAA
- a CDS encoding class II fumarate hydratase, which codes for MIEASLDRAEDQMTQPFRIETDSLGGIEVASEALWGAQTQRSLQNFAISDERIPLEIIQALAWIKRSCATVNGQHGLLSSQQVELICTAADAIAAGQHNNQFPLRVWQTGSGTQTNMNVNEVISNLASQASGTALGSHSPVHPNDHVNRSQSTNDVFPAAIHVAAAKHLKEGLLPALDALVQSLDTNAQAWMPIIKIGRTHLQDAVPLRLGDEVGAWRDQLKQAQAWLEGCLVSLGDLPLGGTAVGTGLNTPPGFRHAVAEELSRVAGVEVRPAENLFAVMAGHDALVHAMGQLRLLAVALLRIANDVRLLACGPRAGLGELQLPANEPGSSIMPGKINPTQCESMAMVCTQVIGLDGAVAAAGAGGHLQMNVYKPLIGFNLLQSIRMLKDAMTSYRQNLVEGLEPDREQIQRFVDRSLMLVTALTPSIGYEKASAIAQHAHHQGLTLKQAALELGHISEADFDQQVNPGAMAAPEA